The genome window atatttgaatcacaaatgttgggcaaatgagtttgtaaaatttgtggggtttttttttttgtatttttctgaagctggaaacggggagagacagtcagacagactcctgcatgcgcctgaccgggatccacctggcacgcccaccagggggcgatgctctgcccctccagggcatcgctctgtcatgaccagagccactctagcgcctggggccgaggccaaggagccatccccagcgcccgggccatctttgctccaatggagcctcgctacggaaggggaagagagagacagagaggaaggaaagggggaggggtggagaagcagatgagtgcttctcctgtgtgccctagccaggaatcgaacccgggacttctgcacgccaggccgacgctctaccactgagcaaaccggccagggcaaatttgtgttttttgagtttactcacttttattgttaaaaatggccctgggcagctgtctgtgaaattgctaattaccttcctgtttgggaagggccgttgttatgctaatgtctcctcccCATCCACCAGCATCTTCagctgaccttgaaggtaaatacacttcataaaccagtttatttctttacattctctcctatgtatatatatgtatttgttatttataaagtacattttcttatttaaaagcatataaaacaaaaatttgtgtggttttggggggccagaatggattaattgcattccattcatttaaatgaggaaattcgatttgacacacgagcaaattgagtcacgagctcggCTGTGAAACGAATTACTCATGTggcaaggtaccactgtattattaaATTGGTGGTAATGATAGTTCATGGTTTCCTTTTCAGCATTCAAGTCTCTAAGAACATCATCacgtggaaaataatacaataattaataacaacacagaaataaagtgtgttttgtgtactcacaactgtaaacctacttttgcccaactctGGAATATACCGTTATTTCCCCACGTGTAAGATGCTCCCGTGTATAAGACGGACCTtaatttggggcccaaaatttaaaaaaaaatgtattacataaagttactgaactcaagttttattcatcataaaattcatacaactcctcatcactgtcaaaactctcatccattagcttgtcctcatctgtgtctgatgaggaatcactgtcttcaacaatgagcgcaaaaacaagcgcgaaaaagtgagaaatggaagtaaaaaaatctacaacttctgtataagacgcacccagtttttagaccccaatttttttttaaagtgcgtcttatacatggggaaatacggtattcatttaatacagaaataaaagaagtgtTGTAAACCAGAGCGTAGCACAAGAGTAGAGGGGACTCATGGGAAGGCAGGGTTTGCCGCCCTGAGGCGGAAGCagccctgaggctgaggctgcgAGTGAGGACTTGCTTTTggaggcaggggagaggggctgagCGCGGCCATGCCGTGCCCCGCAGCTGGGAGCAGTGCCAAGCCCACGCATCAGTTTGATTAACGGCATGCACTCCTCCGTAGCCATGAACAGCGGCTGCCGCTCCCAACAGTGGCCCCGCCGCAGCGTGTGTCAggactttctctctttcccttttgcttGGCTCCGTTAACTCTTCTCACGCAGGTGCCTGTGCTTGCTTCTTTTCGAGTTCTTACTTATTTCCTTGACATTTCCATTTCTCCATTCAACTAGTGTCTGTCCTGGATTGACAGTGTGCATAGCACGGGGTGCCGAATGAGGGAGCGGGAGAATCCACGCAGGGAGTAACCTCAGCGCTGGGCATCATAGCCGCTAGTGCCTACCGGCCTGTTAACGGCGTTGTCTTGCTTAACTGCCATCCTAGTTCTCCGTGAGGCAGTCCTTGCCTGTCCCCTCTCTGCAGACTGAATGGAGGTGCGGGGCGGAGGAGGTGCTTGCCCACGGGCAGGGTTGGATTTCAGCAGTCTCACTGCAGGGCCCACGCTTAGGATGAGTGCAGGGAAGAGACTACAGTGGGTCCTGTCGAAAGTGACTGGGGTTAGGAGGGGCCGAGGGCCTCGTCAGGGACTCTAGACTGGGGAGGTAGGGGAACGCCTGTCCCAGGAGCTGAGGGAAGTccgggagaagaggaaggagcaaGTGAGAGCACTGAGAGGCGCAGGGACAGCGGCTGGCGGCAGAGGAGCATGTGGCCCGGCCTGGCCGACTGGTCAGGTCGGCACCCAGTGGGGGTTATTTACTACAAGGGAAGCTACGGTGGGCCTTATGCAGCGCAGTGATatgatctgatttacatttttgaaaGGATCACTGTGTGGAGAACAGGCTGGAACAGAACCAGAGTGGAAGCAGGGACACCCGTGTGGAGCCTTATGCAAACAGGCAAGAGAAGGTGGTGTGTGCCTAGGTCCCAGGGAAGAGAGGCCTGGGTGGGCAGGGCTGCATTTGGAGGCAGAGCAGGTAGAGCTGGGGGTTAGGTGTGGGCTTAGGTCCTAAGACAAGGGAATTGAAGATGATTCCTGGGTTTGACCTGAGCATCTGAGTGGATGGGATGACATCGTTTACTGAGTTGGGGGAAACGTCAGGCCTGGAACTAGGGACggagaacagattttttttttaatttgtatttatttattcattttagaaaggagagagagagagaggagagagagaaggggggaggagcaggaagcatcaactcccatatgtgccttgaccaggcaagcccagggtttcgaaccggcgaaccggcaacctcagcatttccaggtcaacgctttatccactgcgccaccacaggtcaggccggagaACAGATTTTTGAAGGGAAATTCAGTCTTTTGTGTCCATGAAGTTTGACTACCTGTTGGATACCTGTGTGGGACTCACAGTGGATAGTGGGTTTTCGAATTCAGAATTAAGTGGGGAGGCCTGTCTGGTGTCAcccagggagagagaagtaggcCCAGGGCATTGAACTCGGGCCGCCCCCGCCCTGCAGAGATGTGGAGATGGGGAGCCTGGGAACACCAGTGAGAAAAGCTGGCTGATGGAAGACATCGTAGCCAGGAAGGAGCTTGTGACTAAGTCAGAGCTGAGGGGCACAAGTGAAATGCAGGACAACTCAGGACCCAGGAGCCTgagcctgggcctggggcagATGGGAGCAGCTTCCCCGGATGAGCCTGGAGTGGCAGGTGGGGCTGTCAGAGGGCCAGAGACCCGTTCCAGGTGGGCTGGGCAGGGGGACCAACATGAGGCAAGAGCAAGCCCCAGGCAGAGGAGTGAGCCGTCAGCCGGGTGTCCTCTGTGCCCGGAAGTCAGCTCTCTGGATTGGGAGAAATTTCCTCTGTTCTATTTTGTGGATACAGGAATTTTGCATTCAGCTTCCTAGTTTACCTGAATTTCTCTCACTATAGAGAAAggggtttattttgttgtttagtaCTTTCTTCTGGGTAAAAATGGTCCAGTGAAGTGCTTCCCATTAATCCTGGAGCTTTGAGAGCACCGATACTTGTCCTTGCTTGGGGTCAGATGCATCGTTTTGGAAAGCTTGGCTGTCAGCAGTGTGAGGGAAGAGGTTGTTAATGAAGAACTGGAGGAGGCTCAGGCTGCTGATCATGCATAAACCATGTGGATTTGATGGGGAGAGACCGGTTGGGAAGAATGTTTATTGAGACCAGCTCCTGCAGCAGTTTAGGAGAGGCCACTGGCCTGGTTAGGGTGGGCAGTGACATGGGCACAAGACAAGGATTCAAGAGATGTGAGGTTCTGCTGCTGGGACTGGAGGGGGGCACTGGTGCTGTTTATCGGGATTCGGAGATGCAGTGGGCAGGTCTGTTTTGTGAAGAGTCTGAGTCTGGGGGCTTGGGAGCCTCCAGACAGGCATTGAGGTGAGCAGATGGAGCCAGGAGGCAAAGCCCCAGCTGTGTGTGCAGTGGCGGAGGCCAGCCACCCGGTGGGGACAGGGGGACCCACCACCTCCCAGGCCTCCTTCCTCTGACCTtgctctctccatttctttcttagaacttgaatctttctctctctctctccttttgattCTCTTTATCCATTCCCTCCACATCCATCCCAACAATAATTATATTGTAATTAGGCTGCTATCCTGGCCTACACATCTTCAAAGGCAACAGTAATTTGGGTCAATCCCAGGAAAATCCGTGGCAACCAGAAAGGTTAGGGTCAGTTTTGAGGCTGATCTAAAAGCAGGCTTGTCTCTGGACCCCCATGTTGCTGGAGAGAGGAGCTAGACGACTGGCCAGGACACCTTCCCCTCACGCTGCCCCCACACTCTTTCTGAGcagctccccttcccctcccagtcTTGCTGGAATGAGTACCTGACAACCCGAATCGAGCAGAACCTTGTGATGAACTGCACCTGCCCGATCGCCgactgccctgcccagcccacagGAGCCTTCATCCGTGCCATCGTCTCCTCGCCAGAGGTCATCTCCAAGGTACCCCTCCTCTGAGAGTGGCTCCAGTACCAGTGGAGGGGCAGGCCTCAGGGAGCAGGCTGACGAGCAGGGTGATGGGACGCCTGCGCTATGGCCTCCTGGGGAGCCAGGCTCTACCTGGTGGCACCTATGTCCCCGCAGTACGAGAAGGCCCTCCTGCGTGGCTATGTGGAGAGCTGCTCCAATCTGACCTGGTGCACCAACCCCCAGGGCTGTGACCGCATCCTGTGCCGCCAGGGCCTGGGCTGCGGGACCACCTGCTCCAAGTGTGGCTGGGCCTCCTGCTTCAACTGCAGCTTCCCTGAAgtgggtgcccccccccccggccctgaTGCTGAGCTGGgccccacacccctccctgcccagcctgCCTTGTCCGCATCCTCTGCCTCCAGGTTGAGCTCTGTTCCTCCCTTAGTCCTCCAAATgggacctccctccctcctgctcccccacACACTCCAGCAGGAAGGCCGCCCTCAGTGCGGGCTTGGCTgtgtcctcccctccctcctactCTAGGCACACTACCCTGCCAGCTGTGGGCACATGTCTCAGTGGGTCGACGACGGCGGCTACTATGATGGCATGAGTGTGGAGGCCCAGAGCAAGCACCTGGCCAAGCTCATCTCTAAGCGCTGTCCCAGCTGTCAGACTCCCATCGAGAAGAATGAGGGGTGCCTGCAGTAAGAAGGGGGTACTGAGGGCCCTGGGGGAGGCAGCAGGCACAGGAGAGGGTAGGAGGCCTGGTAGGAAGAGAGGGGCCATGGGGCTTATGGGAAGACGGGCGACAAGGGCGGTGACCCACCCGCCCCTCGGCACTCCAGAGTGCTTCCAGGACCTCATGTTCCTTCCAGCACTTTGAGTCCACACTGTGTGGGGGAATTCAGAAGCAAGGGTGAGTTCAGTAGGACCTGGCATGGTTAGGAGACTGAGGGCATGGAGGGGCCAGGGACATTGTCAGTGGTGCATCCAGGCTCCTGGCATTCCTGATGTGGCCAGAGGCAGGAGCCCTCTGACCGGCTGGCTTCCTCCGTAGCATGACCTGTGCCAAATGCAACCATGGATTCTGCTGGCGCTGCCTCGAGTCCTGGAAGCCGAATCACAAAGACTATTACAACTGCTCTGCCATGGTGAGGGGCTGGGCACCAGGGGAGGTGGTAGCCAAGGGCGGTCAGGCTGGGCGCTCTGCCGCCCCGGGGCAGAGGCTGTGTGCAGAGCAGCCGAACAGTTGTTGGGATAGCGGCTCTGTAGAGAAGACAGAAGCCATAGAGACGCACGGGTGCTGGGAGGTCCCAGAATGGGACTTCTCACACCTGGTGGCTACAGAAGAAGTTGAAGAGGGGCCGAGGAGTGCTGGGCATCCTCAGGGCAGCAGGACAGAGCAGAGAAGAGCAAGGACTCTGAGTCAGAGCCTGGTCCCACCACGGAGTGTGTGGCTTTGGGTCCGTTACTCGTCCACACCTCAGCATTCTCGTCTGGAAAAGGAGGGAATATGACCGACCTCTCAGAGTTCTGAGGACTAAGTGAGAAAATCTGGGGAAAGTGTAGAAAGGCCTCTGTGAACGGTAGCTAGTCTGATGAGCCCCATTCTGACCCAGCAAAGCCCAGCAGCCCCCTTGCTGTGTCCTCCCAGGTGAGCAGGGCAGCCTCCCAGGAGAAGCGGTTTCAGGACTACAACAAGCGGTGCAGGTTCCATCTCCAGGCCCGGGTGAGCGCGGACAAAGCTGGGTCGGGCTGGGGCTGCCGGTCTGGAGGGGCGGGGCCCACCCGGACCAGGGCTGTTCTGACGGGCACGTGTGCGCATGGCTGGCACCCGCCTGCTTTCCCCGTGCAGGAGTTTGCTGTGAAACTGTGGAACCGAGTGTCTGCCGTCCACGAGGCGCCCCCGCCCGCGTCCTTCACCTTCCTCAGCGATGCCTGCCGGGGACTCGAGCAGGCTCGGAAGGTAGTGGCCcagaggggagggctggggaggggtgtGCCGAGGGGGTCTGGTGGCAGGGCAGCTGTCCTCTCACCTGTTTGGGTGGAGGGGACGAGGAGGGAGCAGGTGGGGGCGGGCCTCGCCTCAGCGGAGAGAGGCCTGACTCGGGCGGCCCTAGGTGCTGGCCTATGCCTGCGTGTACAGCTTCTACAACCAGGACACGGAGCAGATGGACGTGGTGGAGCAGCAGACCGAGAACCTGGAGCTGCACACCAatgccctgcagatcctcctcgGTGAGCCCGCCCCGCCGGGTcagccctctcctgccccccacccctctgaGCAGCCCATCCCAACAGACAAGAGGGCAGAGCcggcccccaccccagctcccacTTCCTCTCGGTCCTCCTCCTCCCAGTTCTTCATAGCCTCGTGGCCATCAGCCTTTTGAGAGTCTGCGTGTAAAGGTCTAGACATGCAGGCTGCGAGTGCCTGCGGGCACAGTCTTCACCTGACCTTTCACTTGGTTACGCTGTCCCCACCAGACAGCATGAGCCTCATGGAAATGGGTGTCTAGGGCTGGGCCTGGCGGTGTTGGTGGAACTTGCTAGGGGTTTGTtgaaggaggaaaggggggagctggaggaaaggagggagcccTGCACCCTGCCCCCTCTGCAGAGGAGCTGCTGCAGTGCAGAGACCTGGCCTTGGCCCTGCGCCTCCTGCGGGCCAACTGCCTCCACGTGGGCCTGGAGCTCCTTCGGCGGATCCAGGGACGACTGCTTGCCATCCTGCAGCATTCCACCCAGGTATGCAGCGCCAGGCCTGCACTTCCTGTGCCCAGCGCACCCCTCCCCCGGACACCCCGAAGGAAAGGCAGCGAAGGATGGTGAAGGGATGTTTGGAGGCCTGGGTGTGTGTCCCAGCTCCTAGGCCAGCCTGCTGGGTGCTGTTGGACCCTGCCACTTAACTGCCTGGTGTTTCGTACCAAATAAAGGAGTTAGCCCAGATCAGGGGTACTGGCCAGATCCTTGCTCATCAGAATCACTTGGGGAACTCTTATCAGACATACTTCCTAGATGTGGACTCAGAATCCCAGGAGTGGGGGCCAGGGGGTTGGGGTCTATTGGAGTAAGGGACCTCTGAGATTCTTGCAGCTGTAACACGCTGATGTTGAGTCTGAACTGTAAGTCCTGCCCTCAGGCAGCTTACAGACTGGGAGGAACTTGGGAAGAAAAGACATGAACATACACAATGAGCCCTCAGTGTGCGGCCGCTGTGCCTGAGCGGCACTGTCTCGTGCCTGGAGACCACCTCCGCGTTCAGTTACGCAAGACAGTGGTTTGTGCGGTGCtgcggggaggcagggagagcaggCTGAGAGCATGCCTGCCAGGGGCCTGGCACCTGATAGGCCTCAGCACTGGGTGAAGGACCCCTGGGCACAGAGGCCCAGTGGCCTCCACTCTCCGGCTCTTCACGTTCTGTCTCTGTGCCAGGATTTCCGGGTTGGCATCCAGAGTGCATTAGAGGCCCGGAAGGCTAAAGGGTCCAACGTGCCCAGCAATCAGTGAGTACGGGCAGAGCCACAGGGGAGCGGGACATGTCAggctccagccagggctgagtggCATTGTCTCTCCCTAGGTCCCAGGGCTCCTCGGGGCTGGAGatggatgaggaggaggaagacgatGAGGATGACATGCCAGAGTGGCAGCGGGATGAGTCTGATGAGGAGCTGGACAATGACAGCTTCTCCTATGACGAGGAGTCTGAGAGCCTGTACCGAGAAACTTTCTTCTTCGGTGACGAGGAGGAGGATGGTTATGACTGAGGGACAGGACACGGGGCGGGGGGTGGTACCGGGAGccgccccagagccctggggccAAGGGGCTGGGAGTTCGCTCTGACCACTGTCCTGGGGTGGCCGGAGGGGGTAACTCCTGGCATCTGTGGCACCTTCTTCTGTTTACtgaataaactttcacatacttCTCTGGCAGGCTGGGCAGCTTCCCCAAAGCCCACTTCagatcccccccccaccctttctcACTCTTTAGTTTCCTTTCCACTTCTAGACCCTTTCATCAGAGAAGGCCCAAAGCTGACCCACTGGACCTCAGCTGACAAAGGGAAATGAAGGACATGGTGCATGCTCACGTGCCCCAGACCCAGCCTCGTGTCAGAGGAGGTGGGAACAGCCATCCCCCATGACAAGCCTTCCCCTAAACTCGATGTTACTGGCAGGGGCCTGAGGGCATTAGAAAGTATCCGCCTGTTGGGGCCAGAGACTTCTAAAGGTCATCTCTACACCTTGAAGCGAAGTGGCGTGAGAAGAGGATATTACCGAGGACCTGCTGTGCCCACCACACATAACGACATAACGTTAGAATTGTAAATACACCTTTTCATTCGGTACCGGTCCTGCAGGGCTGTAATGGTATTAgagctgagtgtgggatcagaagCATGTAATAAAGTGGAGATAAGTCAAGTGGTTAGGTAGGGGGAAGAAGCCATCTGCTCAGGAGGATCAGCCTCAAAGTATCGATCCAGCACggcctccacctctccctcctcgTAGTCCCACACCTGGAAGCGTGAGCCATCTGCTGCTCCCCGGATCATGGCTGAAAGCACTGGGAAGGCAGAAGGGGGTGATGGTGCCTCCCACACACGCCCCGCCCTGTGCTCCCTTCCCCAGCCCTTGGGAGAGGACACTGTACTCGGAGCCTCCCAAGGAAGGGGGCCAAGGGCTGGGCCCTCCAGGGCCTGTAGTACTCACCTCGGCCAGACTTCGGGCGGAACAGGCACAGGACGCGCTTATTGAGGGCCACGGCCCGGCCCAGCTCATAGCCGACACCTAAGGATGGCTGGGTCACTTCTGCCACAACCACTGGGAAGAAAAATGAGGCTGAGGTTCAAAATCTGGGCCTGTAAGAGAAAGATGGCAGTGAGTATGGTAAAGAGGGAGCTCGGGGCAGCCAGGGAAGCTGACAACCCAGAGGAGTTCACAGGCAGGAGCGAGGGCCACTTACAGTCTGCCTGCTGCAGCCAGGCCAGGTCCCGCTGGTGGATTAACCTGTCACCCCCCGCAGCCTCTTCCCCTGTGGTGAAGGGAAAGCTGGTTAAGGCCACGCTCCACCCCAGTCCTTAGTACTTAAACTACTTCTCTGCCCACCACTCGCATCCACCCTGCTCGGGGAGGAAGACGTGCTCGATGTCATCTGACCACCTGCCCAACACTACAGGTCCATGAAAAGGAGCGAGGAAATGGAACAGCTGCAGGAAAAACTCAATCCTGTGCAAGGTGGGGTGTGTCATTAGGGCCAGGGAAGGACTTGCTGTAGGTCACAGTGATTAGAGgcggagagaagggggaagagcatcCCAGGCGGGGGAAACAGCAGGTGGGAGCAAGGATTGGTCCATGCAAGTGGAGGAAGACCAGACGAGCCGAATGAAGTGGCTCTCAAGCGTTGACAGCTACCAGAATCATCTGTAAACTTGAGAAAATTACAGACCCACGTGTCAGTGGGCTCAGCTGCTTCATGAGCTCTCAGGTGATTCTCATACCAGAGCTGGAGAACCACTGCCCAAATGCAAAGGAACTGCAGGAGGTGGTGGGAACTGAACCAGGAGGGTGAGCCGTTCCAGTTTAACCTGACCCGTGCTGGATAATCTCAAGCTCCCTCATTATATCGAGCACACTAAAGTGAGAAAGAACTTCCAGGCAGGCTGGACATGCTATGAAACCAATGAACCTTAAGTTTTAGGGTCCCTCACTTATACGGGTGCTTCCCAACACCCtagcaattaaaaaattatacttattgaatttagagagaggagcaagaaagCATCAAcacgtagtagttgcttctcatatgtgccttgaccgggcaagcctggggtttcgaaccagcaacctcagcatcagcatccaggtcgatgctttatcctctgcgccaccacaggtcaggcaccctaGCAATTCTatgattttgtctttttaaagaggTCTCCCAGGATTGCATTACATCCCACAAATCCTGGATCGCCTCCTAGGTAGGGTATGGGGGAACCATTTCAAGTTTTCTGAGCAGAAGTACATCAAACAGTTTTAGGCACAATTTTCAAACTAGAAGAGTTTGATAAGACCAACTGATCAAAACCATGTTTTAGAAAAACCCAGTAATAATAAATTATCTAAAAAAGAGTGcaatcccgcctgacctgtggtggcgcagtggataaagcgtcaacctggaaacgctgaggttgctggttcaaaaccctgggcttacctggtcaaggcacatatgggagttgatgtttcctgctcctccccccttctctctctctctctcctctctataatgaataaataaaatcttaaaaaaaaataaaataaaataaaaaagagtgcaaTCCCATTtgcaatagcatcaaaaacaataaaatacttcagaataaatttaatcagagAAGCAAAAGATcggtacactgaaaactataaaacacggATGAAAGAAATCGAAGaaggcacaaataaatggaaaattatcccacgttcatggattggaagaatcaatattgttaaaatgtccatactacccaaagctatctacagattcaatgtaatctcTATTAAATTCTAATAGCATTTCTTacagaaatagaagaaacaatcctaaaatttatgtggaaccacaaaaaaccctCAATAGTCAAAGCAATCATGAGAACAAATAGGGAGGCATtgcacttcctgatttcaagctaTATTATAAAGTTAAAACAGTATGACACTGGcatgaaaacagacacataggccaatggaacagaatcaagagcccagaaataaagccgtgtgtgtgtgtgtatagtcagctaatatttgacaagggtgtcAAGaatactcaatggagaaaagactatctctttgataaatggtgctgggaaaactggatattcacaCTAGATCCCTattttacaccagtggtccccaacccctgggccgtggaccagtatcAGTCCGTGggcatttggtaccagtctgcagagaaagaataacttacattatttctgtttcatttatatttacatctgaacaattttattttttaaatatgaccagattccctctgttacatccatctaagactcactcttgacgcttgtcttggtcatgtgatacatttatccgtcccaccctaaaggctggtctgtgaaaatattttctgacattaaactggtccgtggcccaaaaaaggatggggaccactgttttacaccattcacaaaaacaaactcaaaatagattaaagatttaaaggtaagactggagccctggccggttggctcagtggtagagtgtcggcctggcgtgcggaagtcctgggttcaattcccgaccagggcacacaggagaagtgcccatttgcttctccacccctccccctctccttcctctctgtctctctcttcccctcccgcagccaaggctccattggagcaaagatggcccgggcactggggatggctccatggcctctgcctcaggcgctagaatggctctggtcgcaacagagcgacgccccggatgggcagagcatcgcccccaggtgggcgtgccgggtggatcccagtcgggtgcatgcgggagtctgactgcctctccgtttccaacttcagaaaaatacaaaaaaaaaaaaagactggaaacgATGTAACTC of Saccopteryx bilineata isolate mSacBil1 chromosome 1, mSacBil1_pri_phased_curated, whole genome shotgun sequence contains these proteins:
- the DNPH1 gene encoding 5-hydroxymethyl-dUMP N-hydrolase isoform X1, which produces MADAGERGAPGQSGKRGRLALYFCGSIRGGREDRPLYERIVSRLRRFGTVLTEHVAAADLSAWGEEAAGGDRLIHQRDLAWLQQADLVVAEVTQPSLGVGYELGRAVALNKRVLCLFRPKSGRDENAEVWTSNGPKATHSVVGPGSDSESLLFSALSCCPEDAQHSSAPLQLLL
- the DNPH1 gene encoding 5-hydroxymethyl-dUMP N-hydrolase isoform X2 encodes the protein MADAGERGAPGQSGKRGRLALYFCGSIRGGREDRPLYERIVSRLRRFGTVLTEHVAAADLSAWGEEAAGGDRLIHQRDLAWLQQADLVVAEVTQPSLGVGYELGRAVALNKRVLCLFRPKSGRVLSAMIRGAADGSRFQVWDYEEGEVEAVLDRYFEADPPEQMASSPYLTT